From Glycine max cultivar Williams 82 chromosome 11, Glycine_max_v4.0, whole genome shotgun sequence, the proteins below share one genomic window:
- the LOC100527860 gene encoding 60S ribosomal protein L12: protein MPPKFDPSQIVDVFVRVTGGEVGAASSLAPKIGPLGLSPKKIGEDIAKETAKDWKGLRVTVKLTVQNRQAKVTVVPSAAALVIKALKEPERDRKKTKNIKHNGNISLDDVIEIARVMRPRSMAKDLSGSIKEILGTCVSVGCTVDGKDPKDLQQEISDGDVEVPLD, encoded by the coding sequence ATGCCGCCGAAGTTCGACCCCTCCCAGATAGTCGACGTCTTCGTCCGCGTTACCGGCGGCGAAGTCGGCGCGGCGAGTTCCCTGGCCCCGAAGATCGGTCCCCTCGGTCTCTCCCCCAAGAAGATCGGAGAAGACATCGCCAAAGAAACCGCCAAGGACTGGAAGGGCCTCCGCGTCACCGTCAAGCTCACCGTTCAGAATCGTCAGGCGAAGGTCACGGTGGTCCCCTCCGCCGCCGCCCTCGTTATCAAGGCCCTCAAGGAGCCCGAGCGCGACCGCAAGAAGACCAAGAACATCAAGCACAACGGCAACATCTCGCTCGATGACGTCATCGAGATCGCTAGGGTTATGAGGCCGAGGTCCATGGCCAAGGACCTCAGCGGCTCCATTAAGGAGATTCTCGGAACATGCGTTTCGGTTGGTTGCACCGTtgatggaaaggatccaaaggACTTGCAGCAGGAGATTTCCGATGGTGATGTTGAGGTCCCTCTCGATTGA